One part of the Lotus japonicus ecotype B-129 chromosome 2, LjGifu_v1.2 genome encodes these proteins:
- the LOC130740100 gene encoding probable glycosyltransferase At5g03795: MLMNSSGKQPQQQSFFSLRGSLLTLAILTLLCFTYLSLKYSTPSPQVPIANLVGNPQVVEHNRDDDDAVDDDEFGDVYHSPRVFKLNYAEMVKNFKVYIYPDGDPKTFYQTPRKLTGKYASEGYFFQNIRESRFRTLDPDQAHLFFIPISCHKMRGKGTSYENMTIIVQNYVESLIAKYPYWNRTLGADHFFVTCHDVGVRSTEGLPFLVKNSIRAVCSPSYDVGFIPHKDVALPQVLQPFALPSGGNDIENRTTLGFWAGHRNSKIRVILARVWENDTELDISNNRISRATGHLVYQKRFYRSKFCICPGGSQVNSARIADSIHYGCIPVILSDYYDLPFNDIINWRKFAVVLKESDVYQLKQILKNISQAEFVTLHNNLVKVQKHFQWNSPPVGYDAFHMVMYDLWLRHHAIKY; this comes from the exons ATGCTGATGAATTCCTCCGGTAAACAACCCCAGCAGCAATCGTTCTTCTCTCTGCGAGGCTCACTCCTCACCCTCGCAATCCTCACCCTTCTCTGCTTCACCTACCTCTCCCTCAAGTACTCCACCCCTTCACCCCAG GTCCCTATTGCCAACCTCGTCGGAAACCCACAGGTGGTGGAGCACAACCGTGATGACGACGACgctgttgatgatgatgagttCGGCGATGTGTATCACTCCCCGCGTGTTTTCAAGCTTAATTACGCGGAGATGGTGAAGAATTTCAAGGTTTACATATACCCAGATGGGGATCCAAAAACGTTTTACCAGACGCCGCGGAAGCTCACCGGAAAGTATGCCAGCGAGGGCTATTTCTTCCAGAACATCAGGGAGAGCCGCTTCCGCACCCTCGATCCCGATCAGGCTCACCTCTTCTTCATTCCCATCTCCTGCCATAAGATGCGTGGCAAG GGTACATCTTATGAGAATATGACCATAATTGTCCAAAATTACGTGGAGAGCTTAATAGCGAAATATCCTTATTGGAACAGAACCTTGGGTGCTGATCACTTCTTTGTCACTTGTCATGATGTTGGTGTAAGGTCAACTGAAGGACTTCCATTTCTTGTAAAGAATTCCATCCGAGCAGTGTGCTCCCCCAGCTATGATGTTGGATTCATTCCACACAAAGATGTTGCTCTCCCGCAAGTATTACAGCCGTTTGCTCTTCCATCTGGAGGGAATGATATAGAAAACAG GACTACTCTTGGATTTTGGGCTGGTCATCGTAACTCTAAAATTAGAGTTATTCTTGCTCGTGTTTGGGAAAATGACACAGAACTTGATATTTCAAACAACAGAATCAGTAGGGCTACTGGGCATCTAGTGTACCAAAAGAGATTTTACAGGAGTAAGTTTTGTATATGCCCTGGTGGATCACAGGTTAATAGTGCTCGAATAGCAGACTCTATCCATTATGGATGCATCCCTG TGATATTATCAGATTACTATGACCTTCCTTTTAATGATATTATTAACTGGAGAAAATTCGCTGTTGTACTCAAGGAGAGTGATGTATACCAGCTTAAACAAATCCTCAAAAATATATCGCAAGCTGAGTTTGTTACACTTCATAATAATTTAGTAAAG GTTCAGAAACACTTCCAATGGAATTCGCCCCCAGTCGGATATGATGCTTTTCATATGGTCATGTATGACCTCTGGTTACGCCACCACGCGATCAAATACTGA